In the genome of Segatella copri, one region contains:
- a CDS encoding DNA repair protein RadA encodes MAKRAYSPRDIAAKTYVTIPWGEKWSKVFGYPSITETWFVSGSSASGKSSFVMQLAKELCSYGGVLYLSYEEGVSKSFQDRINRYKMNEVQGKFRVATDDTLDDLIARLKKRKSAKFVIIDSFQYSNWSYEQAKTLADDFPRKCFIFISQEYKGQPLGKPAARLKYMAGMKVRVQGYKAYCQGRAIGEAGEAFTVWEDGVIQTSNET; translated from the coding sequence ATGGCAAAGCGAGCATACAGCCCCAGGGATATTGCAGCAAAGACATACGTCACCATTCCCTGGGGTGAGAAATGGAGCAAGGTGTTTGGCTATCCAAGCATAACAGAGACATGGTTTGTGTCTGGATCGAGCGCAAGCGGAAAGAGCAGCTTTGTGATGCAGCTTGCCAAGGAACTTTGCTCGTATGGTGGCGTTCTTTACCTGAGTTATGAGGAAGGTGTGAGCAAGAGCTTTCAAGACCGCATCAACCGCTACAAGATGAATGAGGTGCAAGGCAAGTTTCGTGTGGCAACAGACGACACCCTTGACGATTTGATAGCAAGGCTTAAAAAACGCAAGAGTGCCAAGTTTGTCATCATTGATAGTTTCCAATATTCAAATTGGAGCTATGAGCAAGCCAAGACACTTGCAGATGACTTTCCTCGAAAGTGCTTCATATTCATCAGCCAGGAATACAAGGGACAACCGCTTGGCAAACCAGCAGCCCGATTGAAATATATGGCAGGTATGAAGGTGAGAGTGCAAGGATATAAGGCATATTGCCAAGGTCGTGCCATTGGTGAGGCTGGTGAGGCATTCACCGTATGGGAGGATGGAGTAATACAAACAAGCAACGAAACATAA
- a CDS encoding DUF3164 family protein — protein MEENKKQTVEMTAEEAEAFKQFQEKQAKEKAAKKRKEDREAYAQLVDSEIESAIPELRSLSEQMLAVKSKVYENFAEVINIKANVLKLTKDTQRTHTFTHSNGKMRLTLGYNCIDDYRDTVNDGIAIVKQYIESLATDTKSKELVATILQLLSRDGTGNLKASRVLQLRKLADKSDNDQFKEGVQIIEEAYQPSLTKQFIRAEWKDEHNKWHIIPLSVTDVEPTETKQEGNEDNDNQGTQGGTV, from the coding sequence ATGGAAGAGAACAAGAAACAGACAGTGGAAATGACAGCGGAAGAGGCAGAAGCCTTCAAGCAGTTCCAAGAGAAGCAAGCCAAGGAAAAGGCTGCTAAGAAGCGCAAGGAAGACCGTGAGGCTTACGCCCAGTTGGTGGACAGCGAGATTGAGAGTGCCATCCCCGAACTTCGCAGCCTGTCAGAACAGATGCTTGCAGTGAAGAGCAAGGTTTATGAGAACTTTGCGGAAGTCATCAACATCAAGGCAAACGTGTTAAAGCTGACCAAGGACACCCAGCGCACACACACCTTCACCCATTCAAACGGAAAGATGCGCCTCACGCTTGGTTACAACTGCATTGATGACTACCGTGACACAGTGAATGACGGCATTGCCATCGTCAAGCAGTACATCGAGAGCCTTGCAACCGACACCAAAAGCAAGGAACTTGTGGCAACCATCCTACAGCTATTGAGCCGTGACGGAACTGGCAACTTGAAGGCAAGCCGTGTGTTGCAGCTTCGCAAACTGGCAGACAAGAGCGACAACGACCAATTCAAGGAAGGTGTGCAAATCATCGAAGAGGCTTATCAGCCATCGCTCACCAAGCAGTTCATCAGAGCTGAGTGGAAGGACGAACACAACAAGTGGCACATCATCCCTTTGAGTGTTACAGATGTAGAACCAACAGAAACTAAACAAGAAGGCAATGAAGACAACGACAACCAAGGCACCCAAGGTGGCACTGTGTAG
- a CDS encoding HK97 family phage prohead protease: MKRVRISNDSLNSYSSRVLTKGMDVQQYCRNPVLLYMHERGNVIGYVKDLKVENDEVSGVLMFDEATELSKRCKKQWEFGSLKMVSAGIDIVEESDDPDVILPGQKYKTITKSKLFEVSVVDIGANDDAIVMRKNGEQITLGKDGKNPLTLLSNKQQNNKQMEQKLLCAQLGLPETADEATILQKINSLKAAETEKETLAKEKAQLTLSAITTAVETAITEKRIGEDKKEHFINLGKKIGVEDLKQIFAAMSPMVKLSAVIGHQGGTPTQQPTTYSKFSEVPGAELEKMRSDNPDEYKRLFKAEYGFECEI; this comes from the coding sequence ATGAAACGAGTAAGAATTTCAAACGACAGCCTTAACAGTTACAGCAGCCGTGTACTGACAAAAGGCATGGACGTGCAGCAGTATTGCCGTAATCCAGTACTGTTATATATGCACGAGCGTGGCAATGTGATTGGCTATGTGAAAGACCTCAAAGTGGAAAATGATGAGGTAAGTGGTGTACTTATGTTTGATGAAGCTACGGAACTCTCAAAACGCTGCAAGAAGCAATGGGAGTTCGGAAGCCTGAAAATGGTGAGCGCGGGCATTGACATCGTGGAAGAAAGTGACGATCCTGACGTGATACTTCCAGGACAAAAGTACAAGACAATTACCAAAAGCAAACTCTTTGAAGTGTCGGTCGTGGACATAGGAGCCAATGACGATGCCATCGTAATGAGAAAGAACGGTGAACAAATAACATTAGGCAAGGACGGAAAGAACCCGTTGACCTTGCTCAGTAACAAACAACAAAACAACAAACAAATGGAACAGAAACTTTTGTGTGCACAGCTCGGACTGCCAGAGACAGCAGACGAGGCGACAATCCTTCAAAAGATTAACTCATTGAAGGCAGCAGAAACAGAAAAAGAGACACTTGCCAAGGAGAAGGCTCAGTTGACACTCTCGGCAATCACCACCGCCGTAGAGACCGCAATCACAGAGAAACGCATCGGCGAGGACAAGAAAGAGCATTTCATCAACCTCGGCAAGAAGATTGGCGTGGAAGACTTGAAGCAGATCTTCGCAGCCATGTCGCCAATGGTAAAGCTCAGTGCCGTAATTGGTCATCAGGGTGGAACACCGACACAGCAGCCAACCACCTATTCAAAGTTTAGTGAGGTGCCAGGCGCAGAGCTGGAGAAGATGCGCTCTGACAATCCTGATGAATACAAACGCCTCTTCAAGGCTGAATATGGCTTTGAGTGTGAAATCTAA
- a CDS encoding reverse transcriptase domain-containing protein — translation MRREGYIIEEIIDYSNMSESFDEVLRGKKRKRSRQGRYLLAHREEVIKELTEQIANGSFRVSGYRERTIHEYGKERNLQILSMKDRIGVHAIMSVVDRHLQRRYIRTTAASIKERGTHDLMKVIRQDMQHDPEGTLYAYKFDIRHFYENVRQDFAMWCYRRVFKDQKLLVMLESFVTMLDSGISFGLRSSQATGNLLLSVFLDHYLKDKCGVAHFYRYCDDGLVLGKTKAELWVIREIIHNQVNQVDLEIKPNERVFPVDEGIDFLGYVIYPDHVAIRKRIKQKFARKMHEVKSRKRRRELIASFYGMAKHADCNRLFNKLTDKTMKSFKDLNVSYKPADGKKRFPGSVVSIRELVNLPIIVKDFELGIKTEQGEDRCIVSIEQNGEAKKFFTNSEEMKNILQQISELPDGLPFETTIRTETFGKGRTKYVFS, via the coding sequence ATGCGTAGAGAAGGTTACATCATAGAAGAAATCATTGACTACTCCAATATGTCAGAGTCGTTTGATGAAGTTCTCCGTGGCAAGAAGCGGAAACGCTCACGTCAGGGACGCTACTTGCTTGCGCATCGTGAAGAGGTGATTAAGGAGCTAACAGAGCAAATTGCCAATGGCTCTTTCCGTGTGAGTGGTTACCGTGAGCGCACAATCCACGAATACGGCAAAGAAAGGAACCTGCAGATTCTTTCGATGAAAGACCGCATAGGTGTCCATGCTATAATGTCCGTGGTGGACAGACATCTGCAAAGGCGTTACATACGCACAACAGCAGCATCCATCAAGGAACGTGGCACGCACGACCTTATGAAGGTAATTCGTCAAGATATGCAGCACGACCCAGAAGGCACGCTATATGCCTACAAGTTTGACATCAGACATTTCTATGAGAATGTTCGTCAAGACTTCGCCATGTGGTGCTACCGCCGTGTGTTCAAAGACCAGAAGCTGCTTGTTATGTTGGAATCCTTTGTTACTATGCTGGACAGTGGCATCAGCTTTGGACTAAGAAGCTCACAAGCCACTGGCAACTTGTTGTTGTCTGTATTTTTAGACCACTATTTGAAAGATAAGTGTGGGGTCGCTCATTTCTATCGCTATTGCGATGACGGCCTTGTGCTTGGTAAAACGAAAGCGGAATTATGGGTGATTCGTGAAATTATCCACAACCAGGTGAACCAAGTCGATTTGGAAATCAAACCAAACGAAAGGGTGTTCCCAGTGGATGAGGGCATTGACTTCTTGGGGTATGTCATATATCCCGACCATGTAGCGATACGCAAGCGTATCAAACAAAAGTTTGCCCGAAAAATGCACGAGGTTAAATCGAGGAAAAGAAGGCGCGAACTCATTGCCAGTTTCTACGGAATGGCAAAGCACGCCGACTGTAATAGATTGTTTAATAAATTAACAGACAAAACAATGAAATCATTTAAAGATTTGAACGTTTCTTATAAGCCGGCAGATGGCAAGAAGCGTTTCCCTGGGTCAGTGGTAAGCATCAGGGAGTTAGTGAACTTACCAATTATCGTGAAGGACTTCGAGCTTGGTATCAAGACAGAGCAAGGCGAAGACCGCTGCATTGTCTCCATCGAACAGAACGGTGAGGCAAAGAAGTTTTTCACCAATTCGGAGGAAATGAAGAATATTCTCCAACAGATCAGTGAACTGCCAGATGGCTTGCCTTTTGAGACAACTATCAGAACAGAGACATTTGGCAAAGGTAGAACCAAATACGTATTTAGCTAA
- a CDS encoding DUF935 family protein, with amino-acid sequence MGVIQNLIQNITGKPNVLHTKYGDYNLAKSSGRRNVQKIVAQLQRTTEALTRSDMKDWRNAWQMAISVESPNRQHLYDIYRDADVDAHLSGCVEQRKGFVMARSFKIVDKNGNVKDDALHYFNQAWFKQLLRLALDSIYWGHSLIELGDITTDGDGCPCFSGVKLINRKYVIPEYGRVITDLGMDWTTGIDYHQPPFTDWLIEAGQPDDLGLYLKAAAHTIPKKNTLAFWDTFGEIFGMPMRIGHTTVRDDKELSKMEDMMANMGTEFWALFPEGTDIEVVESSKGDAFNVYDKRVDRANSELSKLIIGQTMTIEDGSSLSQSQTHLEVFENLVESDADMLADLVNNQLIPRMVKLGFPIQGLRFAWDDAVDYTPEQQFSYEKMIADRYEVDPKYFADKYNMPVGERRQHQFPAPDPDGDGEDKDDKGKKTQKNAHPFFD; translated from the coding sequence ATGGGAGTTATTCAGAATTTAATACAGAACATTACAGGCAAGCCGAACGTCTTGCACACGAAATATGGTGACTACAACCTTGCCAAGTCTTCTGGACGTAGGAATGTCCAAAAGATTGTGGCACAGCTTCAACGTACCACCGAGGCACTTACACGTTCCGACATGAAGGACTGGCGCAATGCCTGGCAGATGGCAATCAGTGTGGAAAGTCCCAACCGTCAACATCTCTATGACATTTACCGTGACGCTGATGTTGATGCTCACCTTTCGGGATGTGTCGAACAGCGCAAGGGCTTTGTCATGGCTCGCTCCTTCAAGATTGTTGACAAGAATGGCAATGTGAAGGATGATGCGCTGCACTACTTCAACCAGGCATGGTTTAAGCAGCTCTTGCGCCTTGCCCTGGATTCTATCTATTGGGGACATTCGCTCATTGAACTTGGCGACATTACCACTGATGGCGATGGTTGCCCATGCTTCAGTGGTGTGAAGTTGATTAACCGTAAGTATGTCATTCCTGAGTATGGCCGTGTTATCACCGACCTTGGCATGGACTGGACTACTGGCATCGACTACCATCAGCCACCTTTCACTGATTGGCTCATTGAAGCTGGTCAGCCCGATGACCTGGGCTTGTACTTGAAGGCAGCAGCGCATACCATTCCAAAGAAAAATACGCTTGCCTTTTGGGACACGTTCGGTGAGATTTTCGGTATGCCTATGCGCATCGGCCACACCACTGTCCGTGACGATAAGGAACTTTCAAAAATGGAGGACATGATGGCAAACATGGGTACTGAGTTTTGGGCTTTGTTTCCAGAGGGTACCGACATTGAGGTGGTTGAGAGTTCCAAGGGTGACGCTTTCAATGTGTATGACAAACGTGTTGACCGTGCCAACTCAGAACTTTCAAAGCTCATCATCGGGCAAACAATGACCATTGAGGATGGCAGCAGCCTCTCACAGTCGCAAACCCACCTTGAAGTGTTTGAGAACTTGGTGGAAAGCGATGCGGATATGTTGGCAGACCTCGTGAACAATCAGCTGATTCCTCGTATGGTGAAGCTTGGTTTCCCTATTCAGGGCTTGCGCTTTGCCTGGGATGATGCTGTTGACTACACTCCAGAACAGCAATTCAGCTATGAAAAGATGATTGCCGACCGTTATGAGGTCGATCCAAAGTATTTTGCCGATAAGTACAATATGCCTGTAGGTGAACGCCGTCAACATCAATTTCCTGCACCTGACCCAGACGGTGATGGTGAGGACAAGGATGATAAGGGCAAGAAGACGCAAAAGAATGCACATCCTTTTTTCGATTAA
- a CDS encoding terminase gpP N-terminus-related DNA-binding protein, whose amino-acid sequence MTKAEIEKKRSLARTLFMSGMEQAEIAEKIGVSRVTISKWCVADGWKEARAAKSVTRPELVNKLLLTIDALITQVNNSGDPMAMAGLGDKLAKLSSVIEKLDKKANVVDIIEVSMKFSKWLEFRAKSDPTITTELMKAINHLQDLFIMEQMGVK is encoded by the coding sequence ATGACAAAAGCAGAAATAGAAAAGAAACGTTCGTTAGCCAGAACACTCTTCATGTCGGGTATGGAACAGGCTGAGATTGCCGAAAAAATAGGAGTCTCGCGTGTCACCATTTCCAAGTGGTGTGTGGCTGATGGATGGAAGGAGGCACGTGCGGCCAAGAGTGTCACACGTCCTGAACTGGTCAACAAGCTGTTGTTGACCATTGACGCGCTTATAACGCAAGTGAATAATTCTGGCGACCCAATGGCGATGGCTGGACTGGGTGACAAACTCGCAAAGCTTTCCTCTGTCATAGAGAAACTTGACAAGAAGGCCAACGTGGTTGACATCATTGAAGTGTCCATGAAGTTCAGCAAGTGGTTGGAGTTCCGTGCCAAGTCTGACCCTACGATAACAACTGAGTTGATGAAGGCAATCAATCATCTTCAAGACTTGTTTATCATGGAACAGATGGGTGTTAAATAA
- a CDS encoding ATP-binding protein — protein MTIAEATKKKILAAIAANRSNYPSDAKHATALGLSTSIYSMLKNGQTEKALSDANWLSIARKLNVALRNEIEWNAAPTETFKYITKQIEFCQGSGQSSILCDIPNIGKTFTARYYVQGHKNAVYIDCSQVKTKLKLVRKIASEFGVDSKGHYADVYEDLVYYLRSIEHPLIILDEAGDLQYEAFLELKALWNATERCCAWYMMGADGLKEKINRSIECKKVGYTEMLSRYGGRYSKVTPDDGKERDKFLRHQAEVVARANAPKDADIATIVRKTNGGLRRVYTEIEKLKLA, from the coding sequence ATGACAATAGCAGAAGCAACAAAGAAAAAGATCCTGGCAGCGATAGCAGCCAACAGGTCAAACTATCCAAGTGACGCAAAGCACGCAACCGCCCTTGGACTTTCAACATCCATCTACAGTATGTTGAAGAACGGTCAGACAGAAAAGGCATTGAGTGATGCCAACTGGTTGAGCATTGCAAGAAAGCTGAATGTGGCCTTGCGCAACGAAATAGAATGGAACGCAGCCCCAACAGAGACCTTCAAGTATATCACCAAGCAAATAGAGTTCTGTCAAGGCTCAGGGCAAAGCAGCATCCTTTGCGACATACCCAACATTGGAAAGACCTTCACGGCACGCTATTATGTGCAAGGTCACAAGAATGCAGTTTATATCGACTGTTCACAAGTAAAGACCAAGTTGAAGTTGGTTCGCAAGATAGCATCTGAGTTTGGCGTGGATAGCAAAGGACATTATGCTGATGTGTATGAAGACTTGGTTTATTACCTTCGTTCCATCGAACACCCTCTTATCATCCTTGATGAAGCTGGTGATTTGCAGTATGAGGCATTCTTGGAACTCAAAGCCCTTTGGAATGCTACGGAACGCTGTTGTGCTTGGTACATGATGGGAGCGGACGGATTGAAGGAAAAAATCAACCGTTCCATTGAGTGCAAGAAAGTTGGTTACACGGAAATGTTGAGCCGTTACGGTGGCAGATATTCCAAGGTGACACCAGACGATGGCAAGGAGCGAGACAAGTTCTTGCGCCATCAGGCAGAAGTGGTGGCAAGGGCTAACGCTCCAAAGGATGCTGACATTGCAACCATCGTGAGAAAAACAAATGGTGGCTTGCGCCGTGTATATACTGAGATTGAGAAACTGAAACTTGCATAA
- a CDS encoding N-acetylmuramoyl-L-alanine amidase, translated as MAKMKYLVLHCTATPEGREVTSDEIRHWHTDPVKKGGRGWKQVGYTDMIHLDGKVERLVENNEDAEVDPWEITNGAAGFNSVSRHVVYVGGLATDGKTAKDTRTAAQQKAMIEYVRNFHERFPTIRIVGHNELNSHKACPSFDVQKWLRSIGIKQV; from the coding sequence ATGGCAAAGATGAAATATCTGGTGCTTCATTGCACCGCCACACCAGAAGGCCGTGAAGTGACCAGTGACGAAATTCGCCACTGGCACACCGACCCAGTAAAGAAGGGTGGTCGTGGCTGGAAGCAAGTTGGCTATACCGACATGATTCACCTTGACGGTAAAGTGGAGCGACTTGTGGAGAACAACGAGGATGCAGAGGTTGACCCTTGGGAAATAACAAACGGTGCAGCAGGCTTCAACTCTGTGAGCCGTCACGTTGTGTATGTTGGTGGGCTTGCCACTGACGGCAAGACAGCTAAGGACACACGCACGGCGGCACAGCAGAAGGCTATGATCGAATACGTGCGCAACTTCCATGAGCGTTTCCCCACCATCCGCATTGTTGGACACAACGAACTTAACAGTCACAAGGCTTGCCCATCGTTTGATGTCCAGAAGTGGCTGCGGTCGATAGGCATCAAGCAAGTTTAA
- a CDS encoding helix-turn-helix transcriptional regulator, with product MQENKQEKSLIKQNILLYLSKKDVTPYEFYKKSGVTRGILQQNNGISEDNIARFLAYAPDVNVEWLITGNGDMLRTMQENKQEKSPYNDSLTYCTPKLADDPNVGKPYYDVDFIGGFTEIFNSQVNVPATNIVIRGFEKADLWCNVTGHSMEPKINHGDIIALRQCTLDDVQYGEIYAVVLDTIRTIKILRKSDDPDKLRFIPINLQDFDEQEYPKSRILNIFEVIGSISKFF from the coding sequence ATGCAAGAAAATAAACAAGAAAAATCGCTTATAAAGCAAAATATCTTGCTTTACTTGTCCAAAAAGGACGTTACACCCTATGAATTTTACAAAAAATCGGGTGTAACACGTGGTATATTGCAACAAAACAATGGTATTAGTGAAGATAACATTGCAAGATTTCTCGCTTATGCTCCAGATGTAAATGTAGAGTGGCTGATAACTGGCAATGGTGATATGTTGCGCACTATGCAAGAAAATAAACAAGAAAAATCGCCATATAATGATTCTTTAACATATTGCACTCCAAAGCTCGCTGATGATCCAAATGTTGGTAAGCCATACTATGATGTTGATTTCATTGGAGGCTTCACTGAAATATTCAACTCTCAGGTAAATGTTCCTGCTACCAACATTGTCATCCGTGGTTTTGAAAAGGCCGATTTGTGGTGCAATGTTACAGGTCATTCAATGGAGCCAAAAATCAACCATGGCGACATCATTGCCCTTCGCCAATGTACGCTGGATGATGTCCAGTATGGCGAAATATACGCTGTTGTGCTTGACACGATACGAACCATCAAGATATTGCGCAAGTCTGATGATCCTGACAAGCTCCGTTTCATCCCAATCAACTTGCAAGATTTCGATGAACAAGAATACCCCAAATCAAGGATATTGAACATCTTTGAGGTCATTGGTAGCATCAGCAAGTTCTTTTAA
- a CDS encoding phage protein Gp36 family protein, translating into MFITEDDYKVVIGDTAMKVVSQASAENRANAEREAQEEISGYLRPKYDCDAVFAAEGDKRNRQIVMFTCDIALYHMVSAMPQKMGSDIRKERYERAVKWLEGVQSGKIVPDLPLMLDEDGEMVGCSIVYGCQPKLRHNW; encoded by the coding sequence ATGTTTATAACAGAGGATGATTATAAGGTGGTTATCGGCGATACCGCCATGAAGGTGGTTTCACAGGCTTCTGCCGAGAATCGTGCCAACGCCGAGCGTGAGGCACAGGAGGAAATTTCGGGCTATTTGCGCCCTAAGTATGATTGTGACGCTGTATTTGCAGCGGAAGGTGATAAGCGCAATCGTCAGATTGTGATGTTCACTTGCGACATTGCCCTTTACCACATGGTTTCGGCAATGCCTCAGAAAATGGGTTCCGACATCAGAAAGGAACGCTATGAGCGTGCCGTCAAGTGGTTGGAGGGTGTTCAGTCCGGAAAGATTGTACCTGACCTTCCCTTGATGCTTGATGAGGATGGTGAAATGGTTGGCTGTTCCATTGTCTATGGCTGTCAGCCTAAACTAAGACATAACTGGTAA
- a CDS encoding phage virion morphogenesis protein — MMSKEKTIIKRILNDIRVDLSDEFDQNFEREAFFSEAWERHRSPLRPGGHILVDTGTLRRSVRSEMKETSIRFFTDLPYADIHNEGGEIVVTKRMKGYFWHKYMDAAGALTFARRKDGTQRKDKKTRHISDVAEFWKFMALKKEGTTIKIPKRQFLGLSPEVEKAVTDIIEDNLQEYLGKEMEHFEKRLKK, encoded by the coding sequence ATGATGAGCAAGGAAAAGACTATTATTAAGAGGATTCTGAATGACATCCGCGTTGACCTAAGTGACGAGTTTGACCAGAACTTTGAGCGAGAGGCATTTTTCAGCGAGGCATGGGAACGGCACAGAAGCCCCCTTCGACCAGGTGGGCATATTCTTGTTGATACAGGCACGCTGAGGAGAAGCGTCAGAAGCGAGATGAAGGAAACGAGCATCCGCTTCTTCACTGATTTGCCATACGCCGACATTCACAATGAAGGCGGTGAGATAGTGGTGACAAAACGAATGAAAGGCTATTTCTGGCACAAGTACATGGATGCAGCAGGTGCATTGACCTTTGCAAGGCGCAAGGACGGCACGCAGCGCAAGGACAAGAAGACACGGCATATCAGTGACGTGGCAGAGTTCTGGAAGTTCATGGCATTGAAGAAGGAAGGCACGACAATCAAGATACCTAAGAGGCAGTTTCTTGGTTTGTCACCAGAGGTGGAAAAGGCAGTTACGGACATCATCGAGGATAATTTGCAAGAATACCTCGGAAAGGAAATGGAACATTTTGAAAAACGATTGAAGAAATGA